The following are encoded together in the Humulus lupulus chromosome 5, drHumLupu1.1, whole genome shotgun sequence genome:
- the LOC133778268 gene encoding methylsterol monooxygenase 1-1-like isoform X3 produces the protein MKESTNYTYLHGLFIDMVIIPRRFRSTIPSLHNSSLQPKQIMQNTTSSTIAHLPLVAPATNTTAAVVVAPQCCLITPSTKQPPCSAETSLMPRPFGSTTLLVIGIRTGLPLPSGWEIALQLLVYFVVEDYTHYWMHRFLHTKWGYEKIHKVHHEFTAPIVFAAPYAHWAEILILGFPSFLGPAIVPGHMITLWLWMVLRQIEAIDTHSGYDFPWSPTKYIPFYGGSEYHDYHHYVGRQSQSNFASVFTYCDFIYRTDKGFHCQKKILKMLKDESNQTKNGGCSSSQGLKSS, from the exons ATGAAAGAATCTACCAATTACACTTATTTGCATGGATTATTTATAGATATGGTTATCATCCCAAGAAGATTTCGTTCTACCATACCATCTCTCCATAATTCATCTCTGCAACCAAAACAAATAATGCAGAACACCACCTCTTCCACCATTGCCCATTTACCCCTGGTAGCTCCGGCGACTAATACCACCGCCGCAGTCGTAGTTGCCCCACAATGCTGCCTTATAACACCATCCACGAAGCAGCCTCCTTGCTCGGCCGAAACCTCACTTATGCCGAGACCCTTTGGTTCAACTACTCTGCTC GTGATTGGGATTAGAACTGGGCTGCCATTGCCGTCTGGGTGGGAGATTGCTCTTCAATTGTTGGTTTATTTTGTGGTGGAGGATTACACACACTACTGGATGCATAGATTTCTGCACACCAAATGGGGTTATGAGAAAATTCACAAAGTGCATCATGAGTTCACTGCTCCAATTGTATTTGCAGCTCCCTATGCCCACTGGGCAGAGATTTTGATATTGGGcttcccatcttttctagggccGGCTATTGTTCCAGGCCATATGATCACACTCTGGTTATGGATGGTTCTGAGGCAGATTGAGGCGATTGACACTCACAGCGG GTATGACTTTCCATGGAGCCCCACCAAATATATTCCATTCTATGGAGGTTCTGAGTATCATGATTACCATCACTATGTTGGAAGACAGAGTCAAAGCAACTTTGCTTCAGTTTTCACCTACTGTGATTTCATTTATCGAACTGACAag GGCTTTCACTGTCAGAAGAAGATCCTCAAGATG TTGAAAGATGAAAGTAACCAAACAAAGAATGGAGGGTGTAGCTCAAGCCAAGGTCTTAAGTCTAGTTAG
- the LOC133778268 gene encoding methylsterol monooxygenase 1-1-like isoform X2, whose amino-acid sequence MLPYNTIHEAASLLGRNLTYAETLWFNYSARKSDFFLYSHNSIFLILIFSTLPLPLVVVLEVLRSLGLDKHKIQPKVRLSVSEMFACYKDVMITFFFVVGPFQLLSYPSIQVIGIRTGLPLPSGWEIALQLLVYFVVEDYTHYWMHRFLHTKWGYEKIHKVHHEFTAPIVFAAPYAHWAEILILGFPSFLGPAIVPGHMITLWLWMVLRQIEAIDTHSGYDFPWSPTKYIPFYGGSEYHDYHHYVGRQSQSNFASVFTYCDFIYRTDKGFHCQKKILKMLKDESNQTKNGGCSSSQGLKSS is encoded by the exons ATGCTGCCTTATAACACCATCCACGAAGCAGCCTCCTTGCTCGGCCGAAACCTCACTTATGCCGAGACCCTTTGGTTCAACTACTCTGCTCGTAAGTCCGATTTCTTCCTCTACAGCCACAACAGTATCTTTCTCATACTCATCTTCTCTACCCTCCCTCTACCTCTCGTCGTCGTCCTCGAGGTTCTTCGATCACTTGGTTTGGACAAACACAAGATTCAGCCCAAGGTTCGCTTGTCGGTTTCTGAGATGTTCGCTTGCTACAAGGATGTTATGATAACCTTCTTTTTCGTCGTTGGTCCTTTCCAACTCCTCTCCTACCCTTCTATTCAG GTGATTGGGATTAGAACTGGGCTGCCATTGCCGTCTGGGTGGGAGATTGCTCTTCAATTGTTGGTTTATTTTGTGGTGGAGGATTACACACACTACTGGATGCATAGATTTCTGCACACCAAATGGGGTTATGAGAAAATTCACAAAGTGCATCATGAGTTCACTGCTCCAATTGTATTTGCAGCTCCCTATGCCCACTGGGCAGAGATTTTGATATTGGGcttcccatcttttctagggccGGCTATTGTTCCAGGCCATATGATCACACTCTGGTTATGGATGGTTCTGAGGCAGATTGAGGCGATTGACACTCACAGCGG GTATGACTTTCCATGGAGCCCCACCAAATATATTCCATTCTATGGAGGTTCTGAGTATCATGATTACCATCACTATGTTGGAAGACAGAGTCAAAGCAACTTTGCTTCAGTTTTCACCTACTGTGATTTCATTTATCGAACTGACAag GGCTTTCACTGTCAGAAGAAGATCCTCAAGATG TTGAAAGATGAAAGTAACCAAACAAAGAATGGAGGGTGTAGCTCAAGCCAAGGTCTTAAGTCTAGTTAG